TTCTTGATCACCGCCCTATCCGCATAAAGTACGTAAGGGTCTAAATTGCCCTGAACGGCTACTCCTTTTGGCAAGCTGTTCTTCACATGCTTCAAATCAGCATTCCAATCCACAGAAATCACATCCGGCCTTGCTTCCGCCATAAGCGGAGCGAATACCGAGCTTCCTTTACAAAACGAAATAATCGGAATATCCTGTCTATCAAGCTGCGAAATAATATCCACATTATAGCGGTGTGAAAATTCGCGGTAATCATCCCATGAAAGGGCTAGTGCCCAACTGTCAAATAACTGTAAAGCATTCACACCTGCAGCTATTTGCATATTCAGGTAATCGGCGGTCACTTTCGCAATTTTTGCCAATAATTGATGGGCCAGGGCAGGTTCATTATTCAAAAACAGTTTTGTGCGTTTAAAATCCTTCGAAGAACCTCCCTCTATCAGATAACTGAGTACGGTAAAGGGAGCACCTGCAAAACCTATAAGCGGTATACTGCCCGCCAAACGTTGCTGAATAACCTTAATAGCATCTGCCACATACTGAAGCCTATCTTCCACCTCGGTCTGAAGTGCATCTATATCCTGCTTACTCCTTACAGGGTTTGAAAATTTCGGCCCTACACCCTGAATAAAATCCAGGTTGCCCCCCATAGCCTCAGCTGTTACCAAGATATCAGAGAAAAGTATAGCGGCATCGATTCCTAATAGATCAACTGGTAACATGGTAACATCTGCTGCAATTTCAGGTGTTTTACACATTTCAAGAAAAGAGTACTTATTCTTAATGGCCCAATACTCT
This Olivibacter sp. SDN3 DNA region includes the following protein-coding sequences:
- the hemE gene encoding uroporphyrinogen decarboxylase, which encodes MTTAIKDSLFIKSAFSQSTERPPVWMMRQAGRFMKEYWAIKNKYSFLEMCKTPEIAADVTMLPVDLLGIDAAILFSDILVTAEAMGGNLDFIQGVGPKFSNPVRSKQDIDALQTEVEDRLQYVADAIKVIQQRLAGSIPLIGFAGAPFTVLSYLIEGGSSKDFKRTKLFLNNEPALAHQLLAKIAKVTADYLNMQIAAGVNALQLFDSWALALSWDDYREFSHRYNVDIISQLDRQDIPIISFCKGSSVFAPLMAEARPDVISVDWNADLKHVKNSLPKGVAVQGNLDPYVLYADRAVIKKKILNLFERMRGEEGFIFNLGHGIMPDIPFDNVKYAIDLVKGFRY